The genomic region CGCGGCCATGACAGGTGACGCAGAAAGCCTTCCCCTGGAACAACGCCTTTCCCTTGTCGATGTTGTCTTCCGTGGCCTCGAAGGGATTTTTCCACCCTCGCGCCTCCTCCATCTGATCGGTCGGCACTCGCGGTTTGAGGACCGCTTCATCCGTACCCATAGCCGGCGTCGTCCAGCCCAAGCCACCCGCAAGGCCCATCGTGACGAGGAGCCGCCGGGCGAATCCGGCTCGGTGGAAGAAAAAACCGGCCATTAGCTTTCCCTGTTCACTTCACCGGCCGGGAGCCGGCTCGACCGACGATCGGTCTGCCGGCTCCCGACGCCGCCGTTACTTGTCTGAATGCCCCGGGAACTTGTGGCCGACCGACTGCGGAAACGACACGGTTCCATCAGGGAATTCCAAGCCCGGCTGCCAGAGATGATAGATGACGCCGTCCGTTTCCATGGCGGCCTCAGCCACCTTCGCGGCCTGATCGTCTGGCATGTCTAGTACCTTGACGCGCCCCGTCGCGATTTCCACCCGATGGTCATGGAAATAGCGATGCCACTGAATTGCAGGAAGCTTTCTCGTCAGGTCCTTCGCAACGAAATATTCGATGCCGACCAACTTGGCCTTGGGATCGGTCGACTCAAAAAGCAGGCATTGGAAGACCTTGTCGGAAACCGGCTTGCAGTAATGATGGTATGGTCCCCCGGGCTCTCCGTTGGCCATCACATGAGGAGCGATGACATGAATGTCATACCCGTCGGCCGGTGATTTTGGTTCACCGGCGACCGCTTCCGTGAGAAGCAGCCAAGCCGATCCGATCACCGCAAGCACGAACACAGTGAGCATTCGCTGTTTCATGACCATGCACCTCCTGTAATGAGTGATTGTACGGCGCCACCACATGCCGGCCGGTCTTTCAACGAGGTTGGGGGACCGGTATACCCTGAGAGTCATCCCATTGACAAAGGATTCGGTAAGGTTTTATCCCCATTTTTGCCGATTCCGCAACCGTCCGTCTTCCGTTACGGCATCGGCAATAGTCGGCATGTGTGGGAAACAGACCCCCCGGAAGCTAAAAAAAGCGGAGAAAAACGAAAAATAATGTATCCACAGCTATCTAAAGCGTCTAGGGGGCTTCCCAGTGGCCCGTTTTTATTTTAAGATTTACCCTAGGTCCATTTGCAGGGGGCGCACCGTAGGCCCATTCGTACATAAGGAATCATTATGCCTAAGCGTCATAAGTCTATGTCAGAATTCGCACATAGCACATTGTCCCTCACCGAATTCCTCGAGGAAGATCCGGATCTGGATATCGTCGAGCAGATTTTCATTGAAAATCACATATATGTGGTCCGTTCTGCCTATGGGGCTTGGAAGAGGCGCCATCCGAGCGAGCGCAATCACACCGGGGAATCCTCAAAAAAGAGGAGTTCCTGAATTACGTCATTTGTCGGGCTGAATGGCACGACTCTTCTCGACAGCCGGTGTGGGGCGGACAACCGGTGTGTGTGTCACCGCACAATTATAATGCGGATTTTTCTGCCTGGTGACAGCAGAACTCCACACGTGTCTTGTTGATCAGTCCCAATCCACGCTGAAAGCTGCTCTCATACCCGGATGACGTAACCATCTGATATCAGAGGCAACGTCGCGTGACCGACGGAATACCATTTGTGATAGGCTGTCTGAGGCCACAGGAGCCGATCCATGCGTATCCCGTCGCGAGTGGTCTTTCCATTCGGTTATCGAATATCAGTACGCCAGCTGTCCGATTCTGAAATGGATCGGCGTGATCCCAATGCGGACGGCATCTGGGATGACGAGCTCAAGATCATCTACCTACGAAAGCGACTCCCGGTCACCAGGCGACGGTACATCCTCGCCCATGAGCTGGGCCATGCCTGGCTGGATTGGCAGCACCGTCATCTCGACAACGGAAAGGCCAAGAGCTAGCCGGTCTTTCTATTTTTCTTTCCCACACCGGCCAATTCCAGAATGCAATTCCATTCCGACGGTGTCACGGGCTGGACGGATAATCGAGATCCTTTCCTCAACAGTTCCATCCGCTTGAGGTCCGGCTCTCCCCGCAATCGGTCCAAGGAGAGGGACACAGGGAACTCCCTCCGATAGCCAAGATCCACCATGTCCCAACGTGGAGCGGATTTCGAACTGCCGGGATCATAGTGATGGCTGGATTTGTCGAACTGCGTGTCATCGGCATAGGCCGTGCGCACCACCTCCGCAATACCGACGATGCAAGGCGGATCGGCATTGCTATGGTAGAACAGTACCTGGTCGCCCAGTACCATCTGCCGCATATAGTTCCTGGCTTGGTAGTTACGCACTCCGTCCCATGAGGTGCGCTGTTTGGGAGACTTGGCCAAATCCCGAATGGAAAAGACACTCGGTTCCGACTTGACCAACCAGTATCGTCGTGATGCGCTCATTCGACACTCCTCACGGGCCATGATATCCCGTGCGTTCAGGTCTATATTCTCGCAAGAGCCCTACCCTATCGAGGTCATTCATGGAACTGACGCCGTTCCTGTTCGGACTCTATAAGACGGCCAAGTATGTCCTCTATCCATTGAGCTGGGTGGTCATCCTTTTGACCATGACGACGTGGCTGCTGCTGCTCCCGTCCACCCCGTCGAGATTGCGCTGGGCCCGGATCGGCTCATGCGCCTGTCTCTTCACCCTGCTCCTCATCTCCAGCCCGCTCCTTTCCTCGCAATTCATCGGCATGCTCGAAGCCGTCTATCCGGCGACACCGGAACCCGCACAACGTCCTTTTGATGCGATCGTCGTGTTGGGTGGGGGCATTCTCGATCGCGGCACGCTGCGCCCGAGCGTCGATCTCACCTCCCTATCTCGCGAGCGAACCACCTGCGGGGCCGATTTGTATCTCCGCGGCTATGCCTCAAAATTGGTCGTGACCGGAGGAGATGCCAGCGTCTTCGGATCCGGCCCCATCGAAGCGGTCGAAATGAAGCGATGGGCAAATCGGCTGGGTGTGCCGGATGACGTCATCCTCATCGACAATACGGCCAGAAACACCTATGAGAATGCGACGGCAACCCATCGACTGTTGCAGGATGCCTCGATCGTCCTGGTGAGTTCGGCAAGTCATCTTCCACGCGCCGCCGCACTGTTCAAGAAACAGGGTTTTCGGGTCACGCCGGTGCCGTGCGGATATTTTTCCAGGAACCGACCGGGAGACGTCGCGGAAGACTTGACCCTGTTCCAACTCCTGCCCGCCGACTCGGCCATCTCCCACACAAGGGAAGCGGTCGTGGAAACCATGGGGGCCTTCTTCCATCGTCTGATGGGACAGCTCTGAGCCGCGGCCGGCAGCGGACCCGCCCGCATCCGCTCATCCGATGACCCCTACGTTCTCCCTTCAAGAAAATCCACCAGCGCCCGATAGGTGAGCTCGCGGATGCGTGCCTTGGATTGTGTCGAGTCGTTGCTGTTGAGTTCCAGCCAGACCCGTTGACTGACCCAGTTACGCCCTTCGTTGCACTGAGTCCACATGTCATGAAGAAAATCAGCCGGCAGTCCGACCTGCATGCCTTCGGACTCGATGCGATCGTCGAGTATCGCCAAGAGATCCGAGAGTGCCTGGTCCGACCGGTACGGCACGGGCGCAAACCCGAAAGACGCCTCAGCGTCGGATTCCTGCCGAGCCTGCTCGACAAGATCGTGCATATACTCTTTCAATAAACCGATCACGTGCCCCGACCAGGCCATACCCGCTCCTCTTCGACATTATGAGGATTGCCGGATAACGGAGCAAGACGTGTCATGATCATCGTCGATGCAGGATCGGCCTTCCCGGACGCCCGTTGATCGGTTGACCCTCTCGAGGACGGTTACTTATGATGCTGATGAACGGCGGGACGCGAGCGGCGGCAGCCCATTCAATTGAAAGTTTCGGCCCGCACGGATGTTCGTCCGCCGAAGCTCGGAGACGCAGTGCATGACGGAGCGATTTGAGGTCACGTTGAACACGCCGGCCGGCCGTTTAACGACCGCGCTCGACGTGCCGACGGAATTCATTCCGATCACCGCCGTCGTACCGATCGCCCGTCGATTGGGCGAGGAAGCGGGCCACCTCGAGGAATATCAGGCCCGTGAAAGGGGACAGACGATTTCCTGCCGGATGGGCTGCGCCGCCTGTTGCCGTATGCTCGTCCCTGTCTCGCCTCCGGAGGCTTTCGCCCTCAGGCACTATATCGAACAACTTCCCGCCGAACGGCGGATGCGGGTGACCGAGCGTCTCGCGGAAAGCCGGATGACCTTGGAAGCTCATGGATTGTGGGATCGCCTTTGGGCGATCGCCGATGCCGGCAAGGCCGTCTCCGACGAGGAATTGGATCCGCTCAACCGGGCCTATTACGCGCTCCGTCATCCCTGCCCGTTTCTCGAAAACGAGATCTGCGGCATTTATGAGGCCAGACCCGCAGCCTGTCGTGAGCTGCAAGTGACCTCCCCGGCCGAATACTGCGCGGACCTCGTGAACAACCCCGTGGTGGCATTGCCAGTTTCCATGCGGATCGGAACCATCTTGGGACTGTTGTGGGCAAGCGTGACCGGAACATCTCCCAGACTCGTTCCTCTCCCCGTCGCGCTCGACTGGGCCGGCAAGCACAACGGGCCAGCCGGCCGAACGTGGCCCGGATCCCAGTTGATCGATGAACTGCTGGATAAAATGTGGCGTTTTCTTAGCCAGGAATTCGAGGCCAGAAAGGTCAAGCCGTGAGGTTCACGGCCGAACGGATCGGCGCCTCAACTATGCGATCGAAAGTTCCGCGTCTATCCACACAGTGAAAGGAGCAGCATGCAGAAGCCTGTCATCGCCTGTCTAGACCTGGAAGGCGTCCTGGTACCCGAAATTTGGATCAACGTCGCGCAGAAGACCGGCATCGAGGAGTTGAAGATCACCACGCGAGAAATGCCCGATTACGACGCGTTGATGAAACGTCGTCTGGCGATTCTCAAGGAACATAGCCTCGCCATCGCGGATATCCAGGCGGTGATCGACAAGATGGGCCCGCTGGAAGGCGCGCCCGCCTTCGTCGCATGGCTGCGCGAGCGCTGCCAGGTGATCATCCTTTCGGATACGTTCTATCAGTTCGCCTTGCCGCTCATGCGCCAGTTGGACTTTCCGACGCTCTTTTGCAATCAGTTGGAAATCGATCCGCGGGGGAACATTCTCGCGCATCACATGCGGATGCCGAATCAGAAAAAACATTCGGTCGCGGCATTCAAGTCCTTGAACTTCTTCACCATGGCGGCAGGGGACGCGTACAACGATACCGCCATGCTCGGCGAGGCCGACGCGGGATTTTTCTTCCGGCCCCCCGACCATCTTCCGAAGGAATTTCCCCAGTTTCCGGTGACGCAGACCTACAAGGAATTGCAGATGCAGTTCGGCAAGGCGGGGAACCTTCGACCATAAATCCGCACGTGGCAGGTCGGCGTGGCGACGCCGACCGCCGGGGTTCCGGAAGCGGACGCGGTTTCAGCGGTGTGCTAGAAGTTCAACCACAACTGCACGACGCCCCAGTCCTGGTCTTTGTTCGTGCCGAGGTTGTTTCTGACGTAGGCGCCGGAAAAGAAGTGGCCGTAGAGGGCGGACAGGGACACTTTGCCGTCCGCGAACATGCGGGTCCAGGCGACGTCGACTTCGTTGCCCACGTGATTCGTTGTATTGTCGGGCCTCGAAAAGACCAGCACGCTCTGCGATCCCCGATACCAGTTGTCCCGCGCGTTCGGCAGATAGTGCATCTGCGCCCAAAGTTCGACATGGTCACGCCGACTCGGCCTCGCCTGGATATTGACTTGCGGCTGGATCGAATTCTTCCAGGCCGAGTTGAGCATGAACCCGGTATGAATGAAGTTGGTGGGGAAAAAGTTCTCGAATATATTGGCCGTCCGGCAGGCATAACCGGCCTGCGCCGTCCCGCCCACCGAACAGTTTGCGTTTCCGTCTCCGGAAGCATAGTCGAAGCCGATGGCCACGCGAGGCTTCCATTCCCATTCGTACCAGGTATATCCAAGCCAGTTTCGCGTCGCCCAGGCGTTGATGCTGACGTTGCGCTGATTGTCGATCCCCAACCCGTCCGCCATGTGCCCGAACTGCCAGGCGGTTTCGTTGATGGCGTCCCAGTTCCCTCTTCGTAGCTCCGTGCGGTTGCCGATCATGTGCCGAATCTGTTGTGAATGCTTGGGAGTACCAAGACCCTGCGCCGCGTTGTCTGCCGAATTGTAGTTATTCCTGTAATACACATAGAACGGCTCGATCAGAAACCCTGAAACCGACTTCAACTGGTTGTAGAAGATGATCATATCGGCGTCGATATTGGCGCTGCCGTTGTTGAGCGTGTTGCCGCCGGGGTTTGAAATATTATTCTGTACACTGCCTACCGGAGCGGCCTGTCCGATATCGGACTCCGAATTGCGGAACCATCCCAGGTATGAATCGAATTTCTTGGTGCTGTAGCTCATCATGACGCCGTCATGCGAATAGCCGGTGTTGGCCCAATCGAAGTGGCCGAACAGTGAATTGTTGCCGAACACCAAGTATTGCCGGCCCGCCTTCACACCGAGACCCCTGACCCCGGCCAGATCACGGATCAGCATATAGGCGGCCCGGACACCGAGGCGACCGTTGTTTCCGGCGCCGCCGGAGACTGCGCCGTTGTGATTCAAGGGATCGCCGCCGTCCCCGCCGTTCAGGTTGCTGCCGTTGGCGCCCCAGGTCGCGCTGTCGATGATTTCCATGTAAAAATTGACGTCGGGAGACAAATCGTAGCCGACGCCCAGCCGAGCCCACTGCTGGATATAGAAGTCGCTGGCGCTTTTCCCGGGATTGGCCAGACCGGCCTGGCCGTTCGTGCTTGTCGGGCTGGCTCCGCCGGCCCCATTGAAACCGCCGAAACTGTTGCAAGCGCCGCCGATCGGAGACGCGCCACCGAAGCAGGTGCCGTTGCGCCATTCCGGCCGCACCCGGAGGTCGGCCCGCATCCAAAAATTCTTGAGATCGAAGTTCCGGCCGATGGCCGGGTCGTACAGCTCGTAGGCCTCTTTTTGCGGAATGGCTCGCTGAATGCCGTCCTGGTCGACGATGGTCTCGCCCGCGGGGATTTCGAAGGTGGCATCGGCCACGGTCGGCAGACCGGTGACGAAACACGCACCCAGCAGTCCGCACAGGAGTGAGCGCGCCCAGACAGACACTCTGCTCGTCATTCAGCAAACATGGACGGCGAGTGGTCCAACGGATCGTGCTCTTCGTTCCGGAAGCCCAAAAATCCCCGCTGAGAATCGTATGATTCCGAGCGGGGATTCGGCCTGAACGGTGGACGAAGTGCCGATCGTCAGAAGGAAAGACTGGCCCGCTCCTCCATGTCGCGCAAGAACTCCTCCTCCTTGTTCACTTCGGCTTCTCCCTTGGCCCTCACATGCCGATCGCGGGCGTGATACTCGTCCGGAGTGACCCGATAACAGAAGTTCCACAACGCCTCGGCGCTGTGCTCGTCTACCCCGCCCATACGAACCTCCAGCATGGTCATGAACTGATTCACTCCGTCATAGGTGGCACGCCGATCACCGGCTCGATAGCGGTTCCGCACCTTGATCATTTGATCGAGATACGGCTGATAATTCCCCTCGATCACCTGCTTATCGGCCAACGTTTGATAGGTGAGCACCTGTCCCATCAATTCTTCGACCCACGCCGTCGACTTCTGGTCGCTGAGCCACAGCACCGGCTGACCCTGACCGGTCACATCCGTGGAGGCGGCCGATGCCGCCTGCGCACCCATCACTGTCGCCGCACTGAACACCGCCAGGGCAAGATAGCGTCCGCATCGTTCGAGTTTCATGATTCCTCCATCACGGCTTGATGTTGAGTCGAGTGTGCAATGCTGATTTACCAATGTGCATCAGCAATGATGGTGCCAAACACAATAAATGCTACATCATTGAAAAACTTGTACCTTTTACAAATAATGTGGAAGCGATGCTCGCGTGACGTTATATAAAACGGTGGCGCACCGTTAATAAAAACGGTTACCGGGCTCTATCATTTTCGGCGTGGTCGTGGTTACCGCTGGAAGGCGAAATTCACAAGACAGGTATCAGCCGGGCGACAGGCCGCTGGGCAGGTTTGTCGCATCTGACGTTTTGGCGGAAGGGCGGCGAATACCAAGCTTTCGGAGCCGGCTACGCAGTGTCTCAGGATTCATTCCCAGCAGCTCGGCTGCACCGCCTTCTCCATAGATCCGCCATCCGGCTTTTTCCAAAACTTCCACGATGTGGTTGCGCTCGACCATGCCCAGCTTCAGGGGATTCTCTTTGGAAAGAGGCGGCGCAAGAGGCGGCTTCGATAAGATCCCATCGCCGATCTCCACCAAACCGGACTGCGCGAGAATGGCGGCCCGTTCGATCACGTTTTCAAGCTCTCGGACATTCCCCGGCCAGCTGTGCGACAGCAGCTTATCGAGTGACTGAGGATCGAACCGGAGGCCCGGCCGCTTCGCCCCTTTGCCCACACGCGTCAAGAAGTGCTGGGCGAGCAACGGAATATCCTCGAGCCGCTCGCGAAGAGGGGGGATCGAGATCGGAAAAATATTGAGCCGATAATACAAGTCGGCCCGAAACGTGCCCTTCTGCACGGCCACGGCCAAATCCGCATTGGTCGCCGTCACCAACCGCACGTCGACCTCCACCGGCCGCGTGCCGCCCACCCGGTCGACAATGCCGTCTTGCAACACCCGCAGGAGCTTGG from Nitrospira japonica harbors:
- a CDS encoding c-type cytochrome, which codes for MAGFFFHRAGFARRLLVTMGLAGGLGWTTPAMGTDEAVLKPRVPTDQMEEARGWKNPFEATEDNIDKGKALFQGKAFCVTCHGRDGKGFGDIPGLVGKLPRNFTDKLWQAARTDGELLWILKHGSPGTDMASFIPLVLTEEEAWQVLLYVRSFGR
- a CDS encoding DUF1264 domain-containing protein, coding for MKQRMLTVFVLAVIGSAWLLLTEAVAGEPKSPADGYDIHVIAPHVMANGEPGGPYHHYCKPVSDKVFQCLLFESTDPKAKLVGIEYFVAKDLTRKLPAIQWHRYFHDHRVEIATGRVKVLDMPDDQAAKVAEAAMETDGVIYHLWQPGLEFPDGTVSFPQSVGHKFPGHSDK
- a CDS encoding ImmA/IrrE family metallo-endopeptidase, with amino-acid sequence MRIPSRVVFPFGYRISVRQLSDSEMDRRDPNADGIWDDELKIIYLRKRLPVTRRRYILAHELGHAWLDWQHRHLDNGKAKS
- a CDS encoding EVE domain-containing protein translates to MSASRRYWLVKSEPSVFSIRDLAKSPKQRTSWDGVRNYQARNYMRQMVLGDQVLFYHSNADPPCIVGIAEVVRTAYADDTQFDKSSHHYDPGSSKSAPRWDMVDLGYRREFPVSLSLDRLRGEPDLKRMELLRKGSRLSVQPVTPSEWNCILELAGVGKKNRKTG
- a CDS encoding YdcF family protein, giving the protein MELTPFLFGLYKTAKYVLYPLSWVVILLTMTTWLLLLPSTPSRLRWARIGSCACLFTLLLISSPLLSSQFIGMLEAVYPATPEPAQRPFDAIVVLGGGILDRGTLRPSVDLTSLSRERTTCGADLYLRGYASKLVVTGGDASVFGSGPIEAVEMKRWANRLGVPDDVILIDNTARNTYENATATHRLLQDASIVLVSSASHLPRAAALFKKQGFRVTPVPCGYFSRNRPGDVAEDLTLFQLLPADSAISHTREAVVETMGAFFHRLMGQL
- a CDS encoding YkgJ family cysteine cluster protein, which encodes MTERFEVTLNTPAGRLTTALDVPTEFIPITAVVPIARRLGEEAGHLEEYQARERGQTISCRMGCAACCRMLVPVSPPEAFALRHYIEQLPAERRMRVTERLAESRMTLEAHGLWDRLWAIADAGKAVSDEELDPLNRAYYALRHPCPFLENEICGIYEARPAACRELQVTSPAEYCADLVNNPVVALPVSMRIGTILGLLWASVTGTSPRLVPLPVALDWAGKHNGPAGRTWPGSQLIDELLDKMWRFLSQEFEARKVKP
- the thrH gene encoding bifunctional phosphoserine phosphatase/homoserine phosphotransferase ThrH codes for the protein MQKPVIACLDLEGVLVPEIWINVAQKTGIEELKITTREMPDYDALMKRRLAILKEHSLAIADIQAVIDKMGPLEGAPAFVAWLRERCQVIILSDTFYQFALPLMRQLDFPTLFCNQLEIDPRGNILAHHMRMPNQKKHSVAAFKSLNFFTMAAGDAYNDTAMLGEADAGFFFRPPDHLPKEFPQFPVTQTYKELQMQFGKAGNLRP
- a CDS encoding alginate export family protein codes for the protein MSVWARSLLCGLLGACFVTGLPTVADATFEIPAGETIVDQDGIQRAIPQKEAYELYDPAIGRNFDLKNFWMRADLRVRPEWRNGTCFGGASPIGGACNSFGGFNGAGGASPTSTNGQAGLANPGKSASDFYIQQWARLGVGYDLSPDVNFYMEIIDSATWGANGSNLNGGDGGDPLNHNGAVSGGAGNNGRLGVRAAYMLIRDLAGVRGLGVKAGRQYLVFGNNSLFGHFDWANTGYSHDGVMMSYSTKKFDSYLGWFRNSESDIGQAAPVGSVQNNISNPGGNTLNNGSANIDADMIIFYNQLKSVSGFLIEPFYVYYRNNYNSADNAAQGLGTPKHSQQIRHMIGNRTELRRGNWDAINETAWQFGHMADGLGIDNQRNVSINAWATRNWLGYTWYEWEWKPRVAIGFDYASGDGNANCSVGGTAQAGYACRTANIFENFFPTNFIHTGFMLNSAWKNSIQPQVNIQARPSRRDHVELWAQMHYLPNARDNWYRGSQSVLVFSRPDNTTNHVGNEVDVAWTRMFADGKVSLSALYGHFFSGAYVRNNLGTNKDQDWGVVQLWLNF